In a genomic window of Quercus lobata isolate SW786 chromosome 4, ValleyOak3.0 Primary Assembly, whole genome shotgun sequence:
- the LOC115984996 gene encoding uncharacterized protein LOC115984996 has protein sequence MLGAQVFHDCEQYLGLPMIAGKSKTNTFKGVREKISKKVTGWKEKFISKAGREILIKTVALAVPTYTMSIFKIPKQVCEDINSILARYWWGQLKNEKKVHWMSWSKLCKSKKMGGMCFRDLHAFNLALLAKQAWKLVQKTDSLFYRIYKARYFPTTTFLDAEMGHNPSYVWRSLLSAREVILAGSKWQVGNGETIKILSHEWLPQPPELIGDILEDMCVKELIDQQTKQWDRGKANTLFSEATRQEILAIPLTRVEEEDRVIWKANKVHDFFVKSAY, from the coding sequence ATGTTGGGAGCACAAGTTTTTCATGACTGTGAGCAGTACCTTGGTTTACCCATGATTGCCGGAAAGTCTAAGACAAACACCTTTAAAGGTGTGagggaaaaaatttcaaagaaggTAACCGGGTGGAAAGAGAAGTTTATCTCAAAGGCGGGGAGAGAAATACTCATAAAAACTGTTGCCCTGGCGGTACCAACGTATACAATGAGTATTTTCAAAATACCGAAGCAAGTATGTGAGGATATCAATTCTATCTTGGCTCGATATTGGTGGGGTCAGCTAAAGAATGAGAAGAAGGTTCATTGGATGAGTTGGAGCAAGCTGTGCAAGTCGAAGAAGATGGGCGGAATGTGTTTTCGGGATTTACACGCTTTTAATTTAGCCTTACTCGCTAAACAAGCATGGAAACTGGTCCAGAAAACGGACTCTCTGTTTTACCGTATTTATAAAGCCAGATACTTTCCAACCACTACGTTTTTGGATGCTGAGATGGGCCACAATCCATCGTATGTTTGGCGCAGTCTACTCTCGGCGAGGGAGGTAATCTTGGCTGGTTCAAAGTGGCAGGTGGGCAATGGTGAAACCATAAAAATTTTGTCCCATGAATGGCTCCCTCAACCCCCGGAACTGATTGGAGATATACTGGAAGATATGTGCGTGAAGGAGCTTATTGATCAACAAACGAAGCAATGGGATCGAGGTAAAGCGAATACTCTGTTTTCTGAAGCTACTCGCCAAGAAATTTTGGCGATACCTCTCACACGGGTAGAGGAAGAGGATAGAGTGATTTGGAAGGCAAATAAGGTCCATGACTTCTTTGTTAAGTCTGCTTACTAG
- the LOC115984998 gene encoding F-box protein At3g07870-like, giving the protein MSTFYLPEELVVNILSRLLPKTLIRFRCVSKTWLALIGTLDFVSENILNHSILATKSQNPNPQLLLVKSTIQPRCDKHTYSFLSYDTLLDCGFRIPLNLPLRPVLRHHWNLPYPTPYLNLNIVASCDGLLCLYDYTRHSNIYLWNPFNAATPTELEVLPPMTRGHYMLNDKFVGFGFDSRSNDFKIVRIYSDCVAECMAGLTRKLYPGEVGIRKGVGVYSLSSGSWRQVEHDPKMISGILPYRHMTAYMNGLFFWLTVDEVDYNDNRIVAFDFSTEVFNMTPLPDKSVIGLWRSLLVLNGFIAMVIYSSVSDNSGFDIWVLLEFGVKESWTKLITIDPSLGLKRPLLFWKSGQILMENTKGQLVLYDPFTQAIKNVQLDGHKGSVRVVPYTLSLVNA; this is encoded by the coding sequence ATGTCAACCTTTTATCTGCCTGAGGAATTGGTGGTAAATATACTCTCACGCTTGCTCCCCAAAACCCTAATTCGATTCAGGTGTGTCTCCAAAACTTGGCTTGCTCTCATAGGAACCCTAGATTTTGTCTCTGAAAACATCCTCAACCACTCCATTCTGGCCACCAAATCCCAAAACCCTAATCCTCAACTCCTCCTTGTCAAATCCACGATCCAACCACGTTGTGATAAGCATACATACTCTTTCCTCTCCTACGACACACTACTCGACTGTGGGTTTCGAATCCCGCTTAATCTCCCACTTCGTCCTGTCCTTCGACACCACTGGAATCTTCCATATCCAACTCCATATCTCAATTTGAACATAGTCGCTTCCTGTGATGGTCTCCTCTGTCTCTATGACTATACCAGACACAGCAACATCTACCTTTGGAACCCCTTTAATGCCGCCACCCCCACAGAACTCGAGGTTCTCCCTCCCATGACCCGTGGTCATTACATGCTCAATGACAAATTCGTGGGATTCGGGTTTGACTCAAGATCCAATGACTTCAAGATCGTCAGGATTTATAGTGATTGTGTTGCGGAGTGCATGGCCGGACTCACACGTAAATTATACCCTGGCGAAGTGGGAATTAGGAAGGGAGTGGGAGTGTATAGCTTAAGCAGTGGTTCATGGAGACAGGTCGAACATGATCCAAAAATGATCTCTGGTATTCTTCCCTATCGGCATATGACTGCATACATGAATGGACTCTTTTTCTGGTTGACTGTAGATGAAGTCGATTACAACGATAATAGAATTGTTGCCTTTGACTTTAGCACTGAGGTCTTCAACATGACGCCGCTTCCTGATAAAAGCGTTATTGGCCTGTGGCGGAGTCTCCTGGTGTTGAACGGGTTTATTGCTATGGTGATTTATTCTAGTGTTTCGGATAATTCGGGTTTTGATATATGGGTTTTGCTTGAATTTGGTGTTAAGGAGTCGTGGACTAAGCTTATTACAATTGATCCCTCGTTAGGTTTGAAAAGGCCATTGCTGTTTTGGAAGAGTGGGCAGATTTTAATGGAAAATACAAAAGGGCAGTTGGTATTGTACGATCCATTTACACAAGCAATCAAAAATGTTCAACTTGACGGGCATAAGGGATCGGTACGAGTTGTTCCCTACACACTGAGTTTAGTCAATGCTTGA